TATGCAGGGCTGAAAGACCGCCCTGGAAGGTCTTTTGCAGAAAAGGCTGCATGGAGGTGGTAAAGATTCCCTTCAGTTCCGGGGGTACGCCGGGCAGACTGATGATGGTCGTTTCGCCGGCTTGCAGCAGGACTCCGGGAGCGGTACCGGCCGGATTGGTCAGCGGGATCGCCCCTTTGGGAAGATAAGCCATCTTCTCCCGGGCCGGGTTGAGCCCTCCGAATTCGAGAATGCCCCGGGCATGGAAGTCATCGTAGCTTTTGCGGATCATTTCCCGGGCCTGTTCGTGCAGTTCAAGGGGAAATCCGACCCCCTCCGCCACAGCCGCAAGAGTGAGATCGTCGGCCGTCGGGCCCAGCCCTCCCGAGGTGAGGATGACTTCCGGGCGTCGGCCCAGTGCCGCCCCCAATTCCCCGGCAATGGTTCCAAGATCGTCCCGCAACACCGTGCTGCGCACCACCTGGCCGCCAAGCCGATGAATTTCGTGGCAGAGCCACTGCGTATTGGTATCCAGAATTTCACCGTTGAGAATTTCATTGCCGATAATGAAAATTTCCACGAAAACCGGTTTTGTCATAGCTTCAATTCCCCCCAGCGGTCACCCCTCCGAACGACCGGCTTGCGATCAGCGGAGTCTCTTTTCACAAAGACCCCGCAACTTCTTCCTTTTTCATTTGAACCTTCATCAAGCGTAGCAGCAATTATCATTATTACAATCGAAAGAATCGTATCTAGTCTAAACGAGTGAGGTTACAGCGTTTCATCGCCGCACCCTGAATTCGTCGGGAGGCGATTCCGGGTCGGGGGAGCCGCGGAAGGTCCAATAGAGAAAAGCCAGGGAAGGGGCGAGAATGATCACGCCGAAAGGCAGCACGGTGAAAAAGGCGATCAGGGTTTCGCGGGGAGCTGCCGCCTCGGAGATCGTCAGCTGGCCAAGCAGAAGATCGGGGTAGAGGGCGACGCCGAAACCGAGCAGGGTGAAGGCCACTGTCGCCCCCGCTCCAAACTGTGCCGCGAAAAACTTGCGTCTCCAAAGCAGAAACTCGGTTGCGGCACCAAAGAGGACTGCCAGGGAAATGCACACCAGGGTCCGGGGCAGCAAAAGACGGGCAGCGAACCCGGGGGCGTCGAAAAAGGCGACGGGTATTTCCAGCGTGGTCAACATCCCCAGCACAAGAGCCGCAATCATGCCGCGACGGCGGAAGTCCTCCCTCAGGTCTCCCTGAGTCCTGACCGTCATGTAGATGGGAGCGAGGTAGGCACAGATGGCCAGGCCGATCAGTCCGCCAACAATGGTAAACGGAGTGATCCAGTCCCAGGGGCCTGTCGCCGCGCCTTGCGCCGTCAGCCTCAATTCTCCCCCCGCCGTAGCGGCTACGGCCATGCCCAGGGCCAGGGGCGTGAGCATGCTGGACACTTCGAAACTGCGGGCAATGAAAGGCACCCCCCGGCCGGTTTCACGCCCGAAATGGCGAAAGGCGAAGGCGGCACCGCGAAAGTTGATCCCCACCAGCGCGATCACCAGCGGGACCAGCAGGGCGGTAAAAAGTGTGGAAAAGGCCCGGGGGAAGACCATGAACAGCACCACGACGACGTAGATCAGCCAGACGTGATTTGTCTCCCAAACAGGACCGATGGCTTGAAACAGGCTTTCACGCTGTTCCTTTTTCCGGGGCCCGGAGGCCAGGGCGGTCCAGATCCCGCCGCCGAAATCCGCTCCCCCGAAGGCGGCGTACATGATCAGACCGAGCAGCAGGGCTCCGGCAGCCAGGTCAGAGAGAGTCACCATGAACATCCTCCCGGGAACCGTCCGTGGAAGGTTCGCGCTTCAGCAGCATTTTGACCAGTCCGCCGGTGAGCAGGATATACACGATCAGAAAAACGGCCAAAACGATGGCCAGCCCACCGCTGGGATTGGCCCCCTCCGCAACCTTCATGACACCTTGAATAATCCAGGGTTGCCGGCCGAATTCGGTGACCAGCCAGCCGGATTCGAGGGCGATCAGGCCGAAAGGGGCGGCCGCGACCAGCAGCCAGAGCAGGGGGCGACTGGCGGCAAAATTCCGCCTGCGCCAGGCGTGCCACCAGAACCATCCCGCAGCCAGAGCCATGATGAAAAAGGAACCGACCATGAGCTGAAAGAATGGATGCACCCAACGGGGGTCAGGCACCTCATCGGCGGGAAAATCGTTCAGTCCGACAACGACGGCATCCGGGTCCTTAAAAGCGAGCAGGCTCAACATCTTCGGTACGCGAAGAGCGAAATGGACCTCGCCCGTTGCCGGATCCGGCCAGCCGCCGAGAATCAGGGGAGCTCCCGCCATTGTTTCGAAGTGAGACTCGGCCGCCGCCAGCTTCGCGGGCTGGTGGCGGGCCAGAAAAGACGCCGACCAATCGCCGCTGAACAGCATGAAGGGCAGGGTCAAGCTGCCCACCGCCATGGCCAACAGCAGCGCCTTCCTGAAATAGAGGCTGTTCTGCCGCCGCAGCAAGGCAAAGGCATAGATTCCCGCCATGCCGAAGGCCGTGGCGGTGAAGGCTGCCAGAGTGCCGTGCACCGCCTGATGGGCGAAAGCAGGATTCATCATCGCCCGCAACGGCGAAATGTCGGTGAGTGCGCCGCTGTCCAGTGTGAAGCCGGCCGGCGTATTCATCCAGGAGTTTGCACTGATGACGAAAACGGCGGACAGGGCGGCCGACAGAGCCAGGGGGATGGTGCACAAGAAGAGGGCCCGTCGCGAGAGACGTCTTTCTCCGTAGATGTAGAGGGCGAGAAAAATGGCTTCGGTGAAAAAGGCGTAGCCTTCCATCCAGAAGGGCATGCCGATCAGCGGCCCGCTGAACTCCATGAACCGCGGCCACAATAATCCGAGTTCGAAGGAAAGTACCGTACCCGACACGGCACCTATTGCGAACAGCAGGCCCGCCGGGCGGATCCACCGGCGGGCCATGTCGTGGTAGAGTTCGTTGCCGGTTTTTAGAGAGATCCCCTCGGCAAGCATCAACATCAGCGGCAGTCCGATGCCGATGGTGGCATAGATGATATGAAAGCCGAGGGATATGCCCATCAGGGCACGAGCGGCCAGAACATTGTCCATGATCGGCCTTTATACCGGCAACGCCGGCGGTTTGGGTTTTTCGGCCTATCTGCCCGGCAGCCTGCTGGAGGCCTGCCGGTCCATGCGCTCTTTTTCTTCCGCGTAATCGATGCTGTAGCGAGCCCAGGGACGAACTTTGAGCCGGGGATATCCAATCGGCTCCTCCGTGCCTTCGCAGAGGCCGTAATCGCCCGTATTGAATTTTTCCAGGGCCCGGTTCACCTCCCGTAGAAGCTTGTATTCCTTTTCGAGAACACGCAGCTGTACGGTTTGCATCTGATTTGTCGAAGCCTGATCGATCTCTTCCATGTTGTCGTCCGGATTCGATTCGAAATCCCTGACCCTCATGAGGTCAATGGATTTGATCACCTCCTGGCGTTTGGTCAGCAGCAACTGCCGGAGTTCGTCCAGCTGCTCTTCGGTCAACTCTTTGGGTTCATTGCTATATGCCATGGCAAACGTGGCCCCCCTGTTTCAATTTTGGGATGTGGTTGCTGTTTCCGGAAATATTAGGATCTCTCCGCCGGATGTCAAGACGGTTTTCCACATCAGCCTCTTCTGGTACAGCATGCAGGGCTCTTATCGCCATGAACCAGCGGACCCGGATGTTTTTTTGTTAGAAAACTGTTAGAATTCTAACCGGGAACAATTTGATGTCCCTATAGTGGACCGGATAATACCCATTGTTAATAAAAAGGACAATCAATGGAATTCATCCATAATTGCCGGTTAGTGACAATCAACATCGGTTTATACAAAAGGTGGAGAGTGGCAACCGGAATTGTGGTTGTGTTTTTTCTGGCAAGCCTGAGCGGTATTTTGTATTCGCCTCTGGAGGAGTGGTCGGCGAAATTCGCTAACAGAAACTACAATGGGGAGGGATTGATCGAAATACTGGAAGCGTTCTTTTGGCTTTCGGCCTCGCTGGCCTACCTTTTCCTGCTGATCAGAAACGTCAGGCAAAGAAGATGGACGATGACTTCAACCTGGTTTCTGTTTTTCACCTGTTTCTGTTTTCTGGCATTTGGCGAAGAGGTCAGCTGGGGACAGCATATTTTCCATTTTCAACCGACTGAAACTGTTATTTCCTTTAATAAGCAGAACGAATTCAACATCCACAATCTGAACCTGTCGAAAATATTTGACCTGGAAAAAGAATACAACCTGACCTATTTCCTGAATCCTCTTTTCTATGCCCTTTGCGGAATCCTCTGGCTGGTCGTTCCGCTGCTGAAAAAAGCCGGCTGGCTGCAACGAAACCGTTTGTTTGCAGCACTGCCGGCTCCTTCCTACCCTACCGTCCTTTTCTTGGGCGCCAATATCGCCGCTTATATCATCGTGGACAAACTGTTTTTCGATATCGGTGAGATCTTCGAGCTGGCCCTGGCTTTAACCGGCCTCATGGTTCCACTGGATATAATGTTCGACGACAGTATTCAACCCGCAGCTTTTTCCTTTTGTAAAAAGGCGGCCTGATTCTCTGCAGCGGCTTCGAGCCATCCGTTTCGGGATGGCTCGCAATGCGGCAGCTTAAACCGTGACCACGCCTTTGACTCTGCCGACCATACCCCCCGCTGCAGCGGCGATAGCACCGAGCAGAAGAGCAAAGAAGGACCAGATGGCAGCCTGCGCAAGGGCATCTGTAATCTGCTCGGCCCTTTGGGTCACCTGTTCGCCGAACTGCTGCACCTGCTGCCGCGCCTGCTGATAGGTGTTCACCCACCGATCGACTGTCGACTCGGCTTCCTGTTCGCTCATATCGGTGTACTGCGTCAAAATGCCGGTGATTTTTTGTTTATC
This sequence is a window from Syntrophotaleaceae bacterium. Protein-coding genes within it:
- a CDS encoding cytochrome d ubiquinol oxidase subunit II, whose amino-acid sequence is MVTLSDLAAGALLLGLIMYAAFGGADFGGGIWTALASGPRKKEQRESLFQAIGPVWETNHVWLIYVVVVLFMVFPRAFSTLFTALLVPLVIALVGINFRGAAFAFRHFGRETGRGVPFIARSFEVSSMLTPLALGMAVAATAGGELRLTAQGAATGPWDWITPFTIVGGLIGLAICAYLAPIYMTVRTQGDLREDFRRRGMIAALVLGMLTTLEIPVAFFDAPGFAARLLLPRTLVCISLAVLFGAATEFLLWRRKFFAAQFGAGATVAFTLLGFGVALYPDLLLGQLTISEAAAPRETLIAFFTVLPFGVIILAPSLAFLYWTFRGSPDPESPPDEFRVRR
- a CDS encoding cytochrome ubiquinol oxidase subunit I, which translates into the protein MDNVLAARALMGISLGFHIIYATIGIGLPLMLMLAEGISLKTGNELYHDMARRWIRPAGLLFAIGAVSGTVLSFELGLLWPRFMEFSGPLIGMPFWMEGYAFFTEAIFLALYIYGERRLSRRALFLCTIPLALSAALSAVFVISANSWMNTPAGFTLDSGALTDISPLRAMMNPAFAHQAVHGTLAAFTATAFGMAGIYAFALLRRQNSLYFRKALLLAMAVGSLTLPFMLFSGDWSASFLARHQPAKLAAAESHFETMAGAPLILGGWPDPATGEVHFALRVPKMLSLLAFKDPDAVVVGLNDFPADEVPDPRWVHPFFQLMVGSFFIMALAAGWFWWHAWRRRNFAASRPLLWLLVAAAPFGLIALESGWLVTEFGRQPWIIQGVMKVAEGANPSGGLAIVLAVFLIVYILLTGGLVKMLLKREPSTDGSREDVHGDSL
- a CDS encoding molybdopterin-binding protein is translated as MTKPVFVEIFIIGNEILNGEILDTNTQWLCHEIHRLGGQVVRSTVLRDDLGTIAGELGAALGRRPEVILTSGGLGPTADDLTLAAVAEGVGFPLELHEQAREMIRKSYDDFHARGILEFGGLNPAREKMAYLPKGAIPLTNPAGTAPGVLLQAGETTIISLPGVPPELKGIFTTSMQPFLQKTFQGGLSALHTLTVCCNDESLLEPVLRRVVPAHPAVYIKSLAGEPGEMPELDILLAATGTDQAAVQALIEAALKDLREGLAGLGFSHRDKAAGNLK
- a CDS encoding TraR/DksA C4-type zinc finger protein; the protein is MAYSNEPKELTEEQLDELRQLLLTKRQEVIKSIDLMRVRDFESNPDDNMEEIDQASTNQMQTVQLRVLEKEYKLLREVNRALEKFNTGDYGLCEGTEEPIGYPRLKVRPWARYSIDYAEEKERMDRQASSRLPGR